The nucleotide sequence GGGTTTATGCCGCCTCTATTGCATATTTCTTTACCGGAGAATGTAACAAGATGGTGGGAAGGGTATATAATGACTTATCTGGAACGGGACCTGCGGCAGTTATCGCAGGTGGAATCCCTGGTTGATTTCAGAAATCTTATGAAGGCTGTAGCGCTGCGATCAGGGCAGGTAATAAACCAGACAGAGATTGCGAGAGATATTAAAATAGGGCAAGCTACAGTGTACCGCTATTTAAACCTTTTGGAGGCAACCTGTCTTTTGGTCAGAATTCCCGCTTATTCAAAAAGCAGAACAAAAAGGCTTATTAAATCGCCGAAGATATATTTCCTTGACCCCGGGCTGACCAGTTATCTCTGCGGGTATTACGACGAGAATTCTCTTAAAACGGCAAGGGAAGCCGGTTCAATATTCGAAACTTTTGTTCTTCTCCACCTTTCGGTCTTATGCGAGTTAATGGTTCCCAAAGCAAGGATATATTACTGGCGTACCGTCACGGGTAAAGAAGTCGATTTTGTGGTTGAGTACGGAAATAAACTCCTTGCAATAGAAGTTAAGCTCTCTTCCGGTATAAGTTATGGTGATTCCGATAATTTGCGTACATTTCTGGCTGAGCACCCAAAAGACTGCATTGGAATAATAATATATACGGGAAATGAAGTCCGATACTTGGCTGACAAAATAGTATGCCTCCCTATTTCAATGCTATACTGAAGAATGCTTCAGAAATGAAATTGATATCAAAATGATAATGATAATTTTTCCGAAAAAACATTTGTCTTTTAGTTACCAATATTATAGAATATCCTTCCAAGCGGGTAGCATTGGGTATGAAAGAGGTATTAATGCAAAATTTAAAATTTAGCGAGCTGAATTTATCGCCAGAAATAAGCAAAGCGATTGTAGACATGGGTTTTGAAGAAACCACGCCCATCCAATCCCAGGCCATCCTTCCGGTAATGGAAGGCAAAGATGTTTGCGGCCAGGCCCAGACCGGAACGGGTAAAACATTAGCATTCGGAATTCCAATCCTGGAAAAAATCAATGTCAAAGACAAAAACCTCCAGGCAATTATACTTTGCCCTACCAGAGAACTTGCCATTCAGGTGGCGGAAGAATTTAAAAAACTTTCTAAATACAAAAAGGGCGCGCATATTGTGCCCATTTACGGCGGCCAGAGCATAGACAGGCAGATTAATGCCTTAAGTTACGGCGCGCAAGTAATTATTGGTACGCCCGGAAGAGTGATTGACCACATTAACCGGGGGACGCTGAAGGTAAATAACGTAAAAATGGTTGTGCTCGATGAAGCAGATGAAATGCTTGATATGGGTTTCATCGACGATATCGAACTTATTTTAAAGGGAACGCCCAAAGATACCAGACAGACCATGTTTTTCTCAGCCACCATGCCAAAAGCATTCCTTGAATTGACTCACCGGTACCAGAAAAAACCTCAGATGGTAAAAGTTATCCACGAGGCACTCACTGTGCCCAATACCGAGCAATCCTACTGCGAGGTAACCCAAAGTTCAAAACTTGAAACACTTTCCCGCATAATTGACTTTTACAATATTAAGCTTTCGCTTGTTTTCTGTAATACAAAAGTTCAGGTGGATGAACTGGTGGACCATATGCAGGCCCGCGGATACCTGGCGGAAAAACTTCACGGAGACATGAAACAGGTTCAGAGAGACCGCATTATGTCAAAGTTTAGGAGAGGCGCAATTGAATTGCTTGTCGCAACTGACGTGGCTGCCCGCGGCATTGATGTGGACGATATTGAAGCGGTTTTTAATTACGACATTCCACAAAATGAAGAATATTACGTGCACAGAATCGGCCGGACAGGCCGCGCCGGGAAAGGCGGAAAAGCATTTACATTTGTCGCTGGCGGAGATGAATTTTATAAACTGAGAGATATTCAAAAATACGCGAAAGTAAAAATATTCCGGCAAAGAGTGCCTTCGCTTGACGATGTTGAAGCCATAAGAAGCAATAGCACGCTAGACCGCGCAAAAA is from Elusimicrobiota bacterium and encodes:
- a CDS encoding DUF4143 domain-containing protein encodes the protein GFMPPLLHISLPENVTRWWEGYIMTYLERDLRQLSQVESLVDFRNLMKAVALRSGQVINQTEIARDIKIGQATVYRYLNLLEATCLLVRIPAYSKSRTKRLIKSPKIYFLDPGLTSYLCGYYDENSLKTAREAGSIFETFVLLHLSVLCELMVPKARIYYWRTVTGKEVDFVVEYGNKLLAIEVKLSSGISYGDSDNLRTFLAEHPKDCIGIIIYTGNEVRYLADKIVCLPISMLY
- a CDS encoding DEAD/DEAH box helicase, producing MQNLKFSELNLSPEISKAIVDMGFEETTPIQSQAILPVMEGKDVCGQAQTGTGKTLAFGIPILEKINVKDKNLQAIILCPTRELAIQVAEEFKKLSKYKKGAHIVPIYGGQSIDRQINALSYGAQVIIGTPGRVIDHINRGTLKVNNVKMVVLDEADEMLDMGFIDDIELILKGTPKDTRQTMFFSATMPKAFLELTHRYQKKPQMVKVIHEALTVPNTEQSYCEVTQSSKLETLSRIIDFYNIKLSLVFCNTKVQVDELVDHMQARGYLAEKLHGDMKQVQRDRIMSKFRRGAIELLVATDVAARGIDVDDIEAVFNYDIPQNEEYYVHRIGRTGRAGKGGKAFTFVAGGDEFYKLRDIQKYAKVKIFRQRVPSLDDVEAIRSNSTLDRAKKTIKEGNLKKYVAQVEEFLKEDFTSVDLAASLLKLMTIGVKEKEEGVDMDDLQNTGAEAGKARLFVNLGRAQNIGPKDLIEILRNEAGLQGYAVGKISIHEKFAFFEVSINDARNVIKAIDNKNIKGTKIHIAPAIKR